A region of the Falco peregrinus isolate bFalPer1 chromosome 19, bFalPer1.pri, whole genome shotgun sequence genome:
cccacgCGTGGGGGACCCCACGGCGGGGGCACATCACCTGCCCGGAACAGCCGGACCGCGCCGCCGGGCGCTTTATATCAATGAGCGAGGCTGGGAACGGGTCgggcccgccccccccgcgctGCCCAATGGCGTGCGGCGCTCTCCTTCCGGCGCGGGCCATTGGCTGGATTTAAATGGCTTGTTTTGCCTTAATGGGGAGGAGGGTTTGGGGGCGGGAGGGAgcgaggggcaggggcaggggcaggggcaggggcaggggcaggggcaggggcaggggcaggggcaggggcaggggcaggggcaggttAAAGCTAATGCTTGGCTTGGCCCGGCCCGGCTTGGCATGGCCCGGCCCATCCCAATCCATTCCCATCCCTgtccaggccaggctggaggggtCCTGCCCTGtctgagccctggcacagctcagcccaTATGTTTTGGGTCCCTCTGGGTCACCTCCCCACCAGTGTGTGCCCCAGAAGCCGAGGAGGATGATGGCCGGCAGCATCCTCAGCGCAGCATCCAGAAACACGTGGtccaggctgagctgggtgAGAGCTGCTGGGTCAGAGAGGTACGGAGGGAGGCGGCAGCAGAGCTGTAAGCTGGGGGGACAGAGCTTGGGGTGCCTCAGGAGAGACCCCCTGAGTGTGGCCAGCTTATCCCTCCCTTATTTATGGGGGGTCTTGGCTCTTGCGGAGGAGCCCATCTAGGAGCCGTCGTGGGCTTCTGCCCCCCAGGTGCCCCATGCAGTGCAGACGGTGACACTTATCCCAGTGTTTTCCGACCTCTCAGCTGGGCTCTGCCgggctctccccagctctggccTGTTCCCTGGGACAGCTTGCACAGCCTGGGGGCTGCTCCAGGTCCCTCTCTGCCTCCACCTACAACATGGCGGAGACACGATGCCATGTCCTGCACCGGCTGTGGAGGCTTGAGGGAGGGGGATCCTACCCTGTGCTGGTCCCCCTGGCTcctggcacagagctgggggATCAGTGCCCCCCCTTCTCACCTGGCTCAGTGGCCTGTGTGAGTCACTGGAGCAGCCTTGAGGTGTAAACTTGGGGGTGCAGCCAAGTGTGGCTCCCTGTGACCCATCAGGGCTTGGGGGTCGCTGCCGGCTGTGGGccccctctgctctcccttcccccctgcagccagctgccccGGGCTGTCCCCTTGCTCCTGTTCCAGCTCCGGGAGTGATTAATGGGCCCCTCAGAGCACGTTCCTGGCCAGCTGGAGTTGCTGGAGCCTCCCTGCCATCTGGGAAGGGCTGCATTGTTCCACCTTGTGATTTACAGGGACGGTCCCCTCCCTCTGCACCCTGCTCTCGGGTCAGAGGAGCCcgcctggctctgcagggtgcTCAGCCCTGTCCCAGCAGCGCACCTGGGATCAGCAGtgcacagggtgctgggtgcttcCCATCCATCTCCTGGGCACAATGGAGTTCCCAGAACCAGCTCTGTCTTGCCTTGTTCTTGGAAATGAccttctgcagagcagggaagacCCAGGGCCCTCGCCAAATCCTCATACACCGCCCTGAGCCCCCTCGCACCCTCTGGACCCCCCCCCTCCTTGCCCAGAGCTGCCCCACCACTCTACAGACTAACAATCAGATGTCAGGCAGGTCCAATGCCCATTGGTCCCAAGGCATCCCGGCCAGGCTTCCCACTCCGAAGGGAGGCGGGCAGAGGCTCTGGGCAGATAACTCCAGAGATTAGGAATCCTAGGAAGCAGGGTGGCTAGCCTctccctgccccgggcaggaTCAGTAGCACCTAACCCATTCCCCCAGACATTTGTCTGCAAGCCCTGGGGCACCAGAGCTTCCTGGGCCACTGGCCCTCCTTTCCCAGTGCCACCCAGTGTGGAACCTGCCTGGGGACACACACATGGATCCcaagctgctcctgctgcacgCCCTCCCACCCAGCTTTTGCCACGCCGTTGTCTCTGGTCTCGGTCCAGATGGATCCTTTCTCTCTGGCACAAAATCAAGGGCGTGAGGCGTCTGATGGACCAtcagctcctgccccaggtCTCGGAGGAAGGGATCAGATATGGACGGGATCAGATGCGGATGGGATCAGATACGGAGAGATCAGATCCGTGCTTTATCTAGTGAGACTGTTAGGTCCTCTTGGGCCAGGGCTTGTCTCTCCCAGTCGCCTGCCTCTGATGGGCACTGTGGCCTCGGGGGACCCTCACGCTCTAAACCAAGCATGAAATGAGTGTTTAAAACAATGGGGCACAGGAGATGCTTTTGGGAAGGTCTCCCATGTGTGCACGGGTGCCGTTCGCTTTTGTCTCTTGTCccagtcccagccctgcccgaGAGCTGCATTGGGTCCCTTCGCAGAGGACAGGGATGCTCCAGGGCCCggctggcagggatgggggtccccagcctggggggtgacaggggtCTGGTGTGAGCATGCAGGGCCCCGTGCTGGGGACCCGGCAGATGGCACTGCCGCCTCACGCAGGCGAGCTGGGgacacagctgctgcccacGGTGACATCCCCGGGGAGCAGGGCACACGCAggcagcctggccctggggcaGCGGGCTGAAACGAGGGGTgtccttcccccttcccaaaCTGGAATGTCATGTCCTGCCCCGGCTACTCCTttttgggggaggaagggaCGTGGAATGGGGCCAGCAGCCACCCCCACCACATTGTCTCCGGGGCAGGGACACAGAACTGCCACTGAGCAAAAGCAGCTGCACGGTTTCATGCACATCTGTTTATCTCCACCTTCAGGACTATTTTCCATGggtatttttcaaatgaaaacattcctCGTGCACAGACCTACCTGTGCCCTGGGTGTCCTCCAGAGGctgggagagggatggagagatGGAGATGTGTatggggaagagggaaggaagagggatgGAGAGATGGAGATGTGTatggggaagagggaaggaagaggggtGCAGAGATGAAGATGTGTATGGAGAAGAGGGATGGAGAGATGGAGATGTGTatggggaagagggaaggaagagggatgGAGAGATGGAGATGTGTatggggaagagggaaggaagtaGCTGTGGCGACAGAGTTGGGAAGTGTCTAAGAAAATGCTCCGGGAGATAGTGgagaagcagagctgcctgttaCCTCGATGCCCGCGAGCACAAAGAGCAGGCAAGGGACCCAATCTGTCGGAGATGACAGCAAGGCCAGAACCAGCATCTAAATTAGCATGAAGTGTTTCCATTGTGCGCGGCACAATGAGGACCATATgtcagggctggggctggcagccgggAACAACGGCCCCGCCGAGGTTTGGGTACCACCTCCCGGCGGTGGGATGGAGACGGCTGCCCCGCACCAACCTCCGAGTGGAGAgcctgggagaggagctgcGTCTGGATGCAGGCGGCAGGGACACGGTGCATCCCAAGGGGTCAACACCAGGGAGAAATCCCTGAGCTGGGACAAAAAGCGCCGAGGATCCCCAAAGTCCCCTCCCATGCCCCTGCAGCCTGAGGCAAAGTCTCCCCgctttcttcccctgctccctctccctcccccccccccccccccccccccatgtttATTATTTCCCCTTTGACGCATCTCTGCTGAGCCGAGCTGCAGCCGAGGCCAATTGATTATATGAAGAAATTTGGAGCAAGTCGGTGAACAGCTGCAACCTGCCCCCAGGGACGCGCGGGATCGGCGCAGACAAAGGAGACGAGCCGCAAACTTGCTTCGGGGTGGCtgaagaagcagggagagggctgggcgTTTGCAAGGGAGAGGTCTGGGGGTGATGGAGAAAGGGACCGCGGGGCCTCTGCTAGGCAGAGGTGTATGGTCAAGCAATGGGTGGCTTCggagccagggcagcaccaATTTCCCCAGGGTATGCGGGAGAGAGAGGTGGTTTGTCAGGTGTGTTTGGAGATGCTGATGTCTGGACCAGATGTCCTCATCCCTCTGCTGTCACCAGAAGGACCGGGCCGTTTGGGGTCTGCTTGTCCTAGAAAACCCAAGGCGGGCTCCAAGCAGCGACTGCAGACATGGGGAAAGGCAAAGACATGGCGTGCACCCCATCTCGGAGcaagccccagcctggctggtgctTGTAGGATCCTCTGAGCACCAAGAGGATGCATCCCAGTCCCCTGGCCGGAGCGGTAGATGATGGTTTCCCTCCCACCACCTCCTTTCACAGGCACGGCCGCAGCCATCCACTCCTGCCTTggaaaacccaccaccaccgccaAACAGCGCAAGGAAGAGACAGttaaaaacaagattaaaaaaaaagaaaaaaaaaaaaaaaagggaagccAGGCACTCCAAGTTCAAGATCTCTCTTTTGCTGGCAGTTTAATTCATTTCCCCCTCCCCGACTTCCTTGTGAACtcataaataataaatcctTGCACAGTCTGAACAGCCAAGACAAACAAACGCTGGGGCACACCGCATACAagggtgggttggttggtttttccGCCGTGgtcattgtttttttttttttttttcttcttattttctagttttcctttcccaaaagtgcacaacaacagcaaataaataataacatttaTCAATAAATTAATTCAATAAATATCCTCGTGGCACAGAGACGTGGCTGGTAAGTGGAGGGGAAGGGtgggctgccctgctctgtattgctctgcccctgccccgctgAGTGCTGCAGTGATGGGGGCACCAGCTCCAGGGTCCGCTGCTCTGGCCCTCAGGGGTCCCACATTCCCTGGGGAGTCCTTGCGAGACAGAGGTAGCGATCGTTCTCCCTGCTTTTACGGGGAGGGGGAAAATGAGGTACGGAGCGAGGCGGCGCTGGGAGCTGGCGGCAGAGGCAGGGGTGGGACGGAGCCAAGGACTGCGAGGTCCCGGGAAGCCCAGCTGGGGCTTGGACAGAAGCACGGGCAGTGGCCAACACCTTGGGAGGGCACAAAGCTGAGGGGAGGACCCCAGAGAGCAGAGGGGGGCAGGTGCTGGGACCCCCCACTCCGGCTCTGGGGGTTTGCTGGACATGGCACTGGCTCTCTCACCATGAACATCTCATCTCTGGCACACCAAAGTCCATCACCCCCAGCACCGACCCCGCGGGGGAGGACCACTGCCTGTCTCCTGGTGATGTTCagtgcagggcagctccagcccatTCCCCGTGGGCCAGGCtgtggctctgctcccagcccggAGCGTTGGCTCAAAGCTCAGCCAGCGGTTTCTGCATGGTCCTGGTCCCCACCTGGGCTCTGCTTGTGCTCTTGCCACTGCCAGTGCAAAATTAACACTTCAAACAAACACACCCCCataaaacaaggcaaaacaTTCACTCCTGCAATGAGCTTTCCCCAGCCTCAGCGTGCCCTCGCTGGAGGAAAGGCCACTCGGCTCTGCTCTCCCTTCCCGCTCCTCCTTCTCCCAAAGTGCTGACCCATGTTAGGAGGGGCCAGGAGAGCCCcggctgctggggcagaggggctgtgccTGCTTTCCCTCACCTCCaaccctgctgccctgcaagcCGCAGGTAAAGTGCAGTTTACCCCAGCAGAGCACATGCTGCAAAAGGTCACGCTGCACCAGTGCCATACTGGTGtaaatggtggtggtggggggtgcAGCACCTGGGGGCAAAGCCTCTTCGCACATGAGCCCTGGCGGCActagctgtgctgcagaggagggacgcggtgctgggggagctgagTGCCGGAGTGCCCCCGTGCCAGGCTTGTGACCCCACTCCAGCCTTTTTCACCAGGAGCACcgaaggggagagagaggaagagcgGGGAGGGATGAAGTGCTGTGCGGGGAGGTCGGGTACCCCGAGGTGGTCGCATCCGTCAGTGCAGCGGGCCAGGCCAGGGGGGCTTCACACTGGTCGTGCACTAGTGCAAAGGAGGGTTGGGCAGCGAAGCCTGGGGTGCACAGGTctggggagcagggtgctgagctTCAAGGAGACCAGATATGCAATGGAAGGGCTTGGAGAacccctgggtgctgctccagcctggcgTGGGAGTGGGGCTCCGGGCACCTCGCAGGCAGCACAGCGAGCAGGCGTGCCTCTCTGCTCCATCTCGAGGGGAACCTGCTGCTGTCGTCGGTGGAAAGCATGGCCAGGTCCTGGCAGGTCTGCACCACACTTTGTGCTTCCTTTTGGGGTGTCAAAAGCCCAAGGGCGAAGACAGcggagctgctctgtgcccgAGGATGCTCCTGGGCTGTGCTCCCTCTGTGGAGGGGACGGTCTGGACAAGTGCCCAGCACGATGCCAGgggcagaacagcagcaaacagaCAAAATGCCCAGACtggccatgctggtggggcagcTGGTGGCAGAAGGTGCAGACAGACAGATGGATGAGACCCTGGGACTGCTTGGGGCTGCAGTGTTTCACAGGTCCGTTTTTCTGCAGATTGTGTGAAAGAGGTGATATACAGACACAGAGACTCGGGCTCGGTGGCTCCTGCTGCGGGTCAGGGAGCGGACGTGGTGGCCAGGCTCAGGATCCCGTAGGCAGCACCAGAGTGATGCGAAGCAAAAGGACAGACAGAAGTCGGGAGCATACGCGGCCAGCGCAGGCTTCAGGCAGCAGATCCAGCAGGACAGACAGATGGCTGACGGACCAAACAGCCTGACTCAGGCAGGATGGAAAGACAGATGGACGCGGGCTTGGTGGTGGGGAAATACAGAACATCGTTCGGATAGCGGGTAGAGCAGAGAGCTGGGGACTCGGTCCATTTGAACAGACGGATGAACACAGGCACAGCATTTTGGATGCCCCAACATGTGGTTCAGGTCATAGATGGACAGAGGGACTTGAGCGCTTGGCTCAGATGCCCAGCACATGTTCAGGTGGGAGATGTGGCAGACAGACTGAGGGACGCAGGCTGGGCGGCTCAGACATCCAGCACGTGGTTCAGGTAGGAGATGTAGCAGATGGCCAGGCGGAGGATCTCAATCTTGGAGAGCTTCTTGTCCggtggcagggtgggcagcagcttCCGCAGCTCGGCGAAGGCCATGTTGAAGGCTTCGACGCGGATGCGCTCCCGCGTAGCATGGGCTGTCCGGTATTTGGCCGTGGCACGCCGTCGGCGTCGACGCTCCTCCCGACTCAGGTGTTGCAGGTCTTTCTTCAT
Encoded here:
- the NHLH1 gene encoding helix-loop-helix protein 1 produces the protein MMLNSDQTEIDLPPTHSESESVFSDCGGGRAGSTEDTSGIGLCAQSRIAEPGEAMKKDLQHLSREERRRRRRATAKYRTAHATRERIRVEAFNMAFAELRKLLPTLPPDKKLSKIEILRLAICYISYLNHVLDV